A portion of the Clupea harengus chromosome 18, Ch_v2.0.2, whole genome shotgun sequence genome contains these proteins:
- the ppil3 gene encoding peptidyl-prolyl cis-trans isomerase-like 3: MAVTFNTDLGDLKIELFCERAPKACENFLALCAGGFYTGCIFHRNIKGFMAQTGDPTGTGKGGTSIWGRKFEDEFSEHLKHNVRGVVAMANNGPNTNASQFYFAYAKQPHLDMKYTVFGKIIDGLETLDELEKLPVNEKTFRPLTDCHIKDVTVHANPFAA; this comes from the exons ATG GCAGTGACTTTTAATACAGACCTGGGGGATTTAAAGATTGAATTGTTTTGTGAACGTGCTCCAAAAGCATGCGAG AATTTCTTGGCTCTGTGTGCCGGTGGCTTCTACACCGGGTGCATTTTTCACCGGAACATCAAAGGCTTCATGGCTCAGACGGGGGATCCCACAG GAACTGGAAAGGGTGGAACAAGTATATGGGGCCGCAAATTTGAAGACGAATTCAGCGAACACCTGAAA CATAACGTCCGTGGTGTGGTCGCCATGGCGAACAACGGTCCAAACACCAATGCGTCCCAATTCTACTTCGCTTACGCCAAGCAGCCCCACTTGGACATGAAGTACACCGTGTTTGGGAA GATTATAGATGGTTTGGAAACCCTTGACGAATTGGAGAAACTCCCAGTTAATGAGAAGACTTTTCGACCCTTGACCGATTGCCACATAAAGGATGTGACCGTCCACGCAAACCCATTTGCTGCTTAa